A genomic stretch from Desulfohalobium retbaense DSM 5692 includes:
- the gcvPB gene encoding aminomethyl-transferring glycine dehydrogenase subunit GcvPB — translation MKTLFEQSVPGRKGVMPEAPQTSAADHIPAEFVRQSPPALPELGELDVVRHFTRLSRQNFGVDSNFYPLGSCTMKYNPKFLEDIASLPGFTRLHPLIPQLQGGGQLTQGALEVIYHLESLLQEITGMAGYTLQPLAGAHGELTGAMLIAAYHKDKGNRKTKVLVPDSAHGTNPASAAIAGYDVVNVPSKDGIIDPEVLQEYVDDEVAALMMTCPNTLGLFESHLPRIVEMIHGVDGLLYYDGANLNAIMGKLRVGDAGFDVVHLNLHKTFGTPHGSGGPGSGPVGVSEKLLDFLPISRVVKLEDGQYCLDYDYPKSIGYIAPFYGNFAVMLKAYAYILRLGRQGLVRASENAVLAANYLRKRLEDHLEIPYNRICMHEFVISAAQQAEQGVRAIDIAKALLDKGHYAPTVYFPLIVKECLMVEPTETESKATLDQFVEDLIDIVQRAAGEPESVTHAPQNLPVKRLDEVLAARAMDLVHTESSADAAK, via the coding sequence ATGAAGACGCTTTTCGAACAATCCGTACCCGGACGCAAGGGCGTCATGCCGGAGGCGCCGCAGACGTCGGCTGCCGACCACATCCCGGCCGAATTCGTGCGCCAGAGCCCGCCGGCCCTGCCGGAGCTCGGGGAACTCGATGTGGTCCGCCACTTCACCCGGCTTTCGCGGCAGAATTTCGGGGTCGATTCCAATTTCTACCCCCTGGGCTCCTGCACCATGAAATACAACCCGAAATTCCTCGAGGATATCGCCTCGCTCCCCGGATTCACCCGCTTGCATCCGCTGATCCCGCAGTTGCAGGGCGGCGGCCAGCTGACCCAGGGCGCTTTAGAGGTCATCTACCACCTCGAGTCCCTGCTGCAGGAAATCACCGGCATGGCCGGCTATACCTTGCAGCCCCTGGCCGGTGCGCACGGCGAGCTGACCGGTGCGATGCTTATCGCCGCCTACCACAAGGATAAAGGCAACCGGAAGACCAAAGTCCTGGTCCCGGATTCGGCCCACGGCACGAATCCGGCCTCGGCGGCCATCGCCGGGTACGATGTGGTCAACGTCCCCTCCAAGGACGGCATCATCGATCCGGAGGTCCTTCAGGAATATGTCGACGATGAGGTCGCCGCCCTGATGATGACCTGTCCCAACACCTTGGGACTCTTTGAATCCCACTTGCCCCGGATTGTGGAAATGATCCACGGCGTGGACGGCCTGCTCTACTACGACGGCGCCAATTTAAACGCCATCATGGGCAAGCTCCGTGTCGGCGACGCCGGTTTCGACGTCGTGCACCTCAATCTGCACAAGACCTTTGGCACGCCCCACGGCAGCGGCGGTCCCGGATCCGGTCCGGTCGGAGTCAGCGAAAAACTGCTCGACTTTCTGCCCATCTCCCGGGTGGTCAAGCTCGAAGACGGACAATACTGCCTCGATTACGACTATCCGAAATCCATCGGCTACATCGCGCCGTTTTACGGCAACTTCGCCGTCATGCTCAAAGCCTACGCCTATATCCTGCGCCTGGGGCGCCAGGGACTCGTCCGCGCCAGCGAGAACGCCGTTCTGGCCGCCAATTACCTGCGCAAACGGCTGGAAGACCATCTGGAGATCCCCTACAACCGGATCTGCATGCACGAATTTGTCATCTCCGCCGCCCAGCAGGCTGAGCAGGGGGTCCGGGCCATTGATATCGCCAAGGCCCTGCTGGACAAGGGCCACTACGCCCCCACGGTCTATTTCCCGTTGATCGTCAAGGAATGCCTGATGGTCGAACCCACGGAAACGGAGAGCAAAGCCACCCTGGACCAATTCGTCGAGGATCTGATCGATATCGTCCAACGTGCCGCCGGGGAGCCGGAGTCAGTGACCCATGCCCCGCAGAATCTGCCTGTGAAACGCCTGGACGAAGTCCTCGCGGCGCGGGCAATGGACCTTGTCCACACGGAGTCAAGTGCTGATGCTGCAAAGTGA
- a CDS encoding dihydrolipoyl dehydrogenase family protein codes for MLQSDLCIVGGGPAGCKAALDAAAAGLKTVLVEREHLGGTCLNWGCIPTKLLLGAVAPKTEADHLRRLRLVSGNVEVDPAALRKRIQSVLTASRKAMRDRLAAAGVQLIMGQARFTSPNRLCVEGEDNATTEVAFTTALLACGTSPQHIPGLKPDGETILDSNQILDTLPQPASLAVIGAGAIGLEMAEYFHASGSRIALIEMQDRLAPLEDPDVSRQVLRAAKKRKWEIHTGCRVERAEQTADSVTLHLDSGTAVQAEMVLVAAGRQPNSAGLGLEHTGAEIEGHGWVTVDGYLKAAPNVYAVGDINGRTLLAHAAEDQAAYAVRHLTATTASPYAEMPPPSCVYADPEIMRVGWSVADLQAQGKPVQTAQVPLAANPIAQAHGQTQGLIKTIWSGDRLQGITAVGCRVSHLVTAAEIMVCQGWTKEDIPGYIFAHPTLDESLRDAVLAERADVS; via the coding sequence ATGCTGCAAAGTGATCTGTGTATCGTCGGTGGTGGCCCGGCCGGGTGCAAAGCCGCCCTGGACGCGGCCGCGGCCGGGCTGAAAACGGTCCTGGTCGAGCGGGAGCACCTTGGCGGCACCTGCCTCAATTGGGGGTGCATTCCGACCAAGCTCCTGCTCGGCGCAGTGGCCCCCAAAACCGAGGCCGACCATTTGCGCCGGCTGCGGTTGGTCTCCGGCAACGTGGAGGTCGATCCGGCCGCGTTGCGCAAACGGATCCAGAGCGTGCTCACGGCTTCGCGCAAGGCCATGCGCGACCGGCTCGCCGCTGCCGGCGTCCAATTGATCATGGGCCAGGCCCGGTTCACCAGCCCGAACAGACTGTGTGTGGAGGGTGAGGACAATGCAACCACAGAAGTCGCCTTCACTACCGCCCTGCTGGCCTGTGGCACGAGTCCGCAGCACATTCCCGGGCTCAAACCAGACGGCGAAACGATTCTCGACTCCAACCAGATTCTCGACACCCTCCCCCAACCCGCCAGTCTGGCGGTGATCGGGGCCGGTGCCATCGGCCTGGAAATGGCCGAATACTTCCACGCATCGGGAAGCCGCATTGCGCTTATCGAGATGCAGGACCGACTGGCGCCGTTGGAGGATCCGGACGTGAGCCGCCAAGTGCTGCGGGCGGCCAAAAAACGCAAATGGGAGATCCATACCGGCTGCCGGGTCGAACGGGCGGAGCAAACCGCGGACAGCGTCACGCTCCATCTCGATTCCGGGACCGCTGTCCAGGCAGAGATGGTCCTCGTCGCCGCCGGACGGCAGCCCAACAGCGCAGGACTTGGTCTGGAGCACACCGGAGCAGAAATCGAGGGACACGGCTGGGTGACTGTGGACGGCTATCTCAAGGCCGCGCCGAATGTCTATGCCGTCGGCGACATCAATGGCCGCACCCTGCTCGCCCACGCGGCCGAAGACCAGGCGGCCTACGCCGTGCGCCACCTGACCGCAACGACCGCCTCCCCCTACGCCGAGATGCCGCCGCCCAGTTGCGTTTACGCCGATCCGGAAATCATGCGTGTCGGCTGGAGCGTCGCCGATCTCCAGGCTCAGGGAAAACCGGTCCAGACCGCCCAGGTACCCCTGGCCGCCAACCCCATCGCCCAGGCCCACGGGCAGACACAAGGATTGATCAAGACCATCTGGTCCGGCGACCGTCTCCAGGGTATTACCGCAGTGGGCTGCCGCGTCTCCCACCTGGTGACCGCTGCTGAGATCATGGTCTGTCAGGGGTGGACGAAAGAAGATATTCCGGGTTATATTTTTGCCCACCCGACACTGGACGAATCCCTGCGTGACGCGGTTCTGGCAGAGCGGGCTGACGTAAGCTGA
- a CDS encoding Maf family protein: MDEDAPPRGPFRTKRPLVLASASPRRQHLLTQLGIYFYILPCSQPEPPPEPDELPADYVLRSALFKAREVAKQRPDRPVLGADTAVILGDDILGKPRNAQEALATLQRLSGTDHEVVTGCALIDPDARETHTFTAHSTVHMGVHSLDVLQAYVASGEPLDKAGSYAIQGVGSFLVESVSGSYTNVVGLPLHALTKLLQRTGVITPVEIPCSAEPVEL; this comes from the coding sequence ATGGACGAAGACGCGCCCCCGCGAGGTCCCTTCCGCACCAAACGCCCACTGGTCCTGGCCTCGGCTTCACCGAGGCGACAGCACCTTTTGACCCAATTGGGCATCTATTTCTATATCCTCCCTTGTTCTCAGCCAGAGCCACCGCCAGAGCCGGATGAGCTTCCGGCCGATTATGTCCTGCGCTCCGCCCTGTTCAAGGCCCGGGAAGTGGCCAAACAGCGCCCAGATCGGCCTGTGCTCGGCGCGGACACCGCGGTCATCCTCGGCGACGATATCCTCGGCAAACCCCGCAACGCCCAGGAGGCTTTGGCCACCTTGCAACGCCTCAGCGGCACTGACCACGAGGTGGTCACCGGCTGTGCCCTGATCGACCCGGATGCCCGCGAAACCCACACCTTCACCGCCCATTCCACAGTGCATATGGGCGTCCATTCGTTGGACGTCCTCCAGGCCTATGTGGCCAGCGGCGAACCCTTGGACAAGGCCGGCAGCTACGCCATCCAAGGTGTCGGCAGTTTCCTGGTGGAATCCGTCAGCGGCTCCTACACCAATGTCGTCGGCTTGCCGCTGCACGCCCTGACCAAACTCCTTCAGCGCACCGGCGTCATCACCCCGGTGGAGATCCCCTGTTCAGCCGAACCGGTGGAATTGTAA
- a CDS encoding phosphatidylglycerophosphatase A family protein, with amino-acid sequence MDTHDMPLTAPENLSQRLALAVSTLGPIGHLPKAPGTWGALAATLAAPIVFLPLSLPLRLLVLVAIFHLGSMAAGSAEKSLGRKDPGQVIIDELLGQWAVLLPFTLLPWWQLLIGFALFRFFDIVKPWPVRASETWLAQGYGVMLDDLFAGLYGALGLAVVRFLV; translated from the coding sequence ATGGATACGCACGACATGCCCCTCACCGCCCCGGAAAACCTGAGCCAGCGCCTGGCCCTCGCCGTGTCCACCCTCGGCCCCATCGGCCACCTTCCCAAGGCCCCAGGCACCTGGGGCGCTCTGGCCGCGACACTGGCCGCTCCAATCGTCTTCCTGCCTCTGTCGCTGCCTCTGCGGCTCCTGGTCCTGGTAGCCATCTTCCACCTCGGGAGCATGGCCGCCGGAAGCGCCGAAAAAAGCCTCGGCCGCAAGGATCCGGGTCAGGTCATTATCGACGAGTTGTTGGGGCAATGGGCGGTATTGCTGCCGTTCACGCTGTTGCCCTGGTGGCAGTTGCTGATCGGGTTTGCCCTCTTTCGCTTTTTTGATATCGTCAAGCCGTGGCCGGTTCGGGCCTCTGAGACTTGGCTCGCCCAGGGCTACGGTGTCATGCTCGATGACCTCTTCGCTGGACTTTACGGGGCCCTCGGCCTGGCCGTGGTCCGCTTCCTGGTCTAA
- the trhA gene encoding PAQR family membrane homeostasis protein TrhA — protein sequence MRDGYIDPHCQYSRGEEIANSLTHGLGIAASCVGLIVLVVSASYSGDPNRIIGVTIFGASLILLYLASTLYHCLPSPRAKQVLRKLDHAAIYILIAGTYTPFMLVVVDGPLSWTILSIIWTLALVGVVFKCCWTGRLRRLSLAVYIGMGWLCVLAFSELLRNTPTSGFIFLVLGGLFYTGGTIFYGWKRLRFNHAIWHLFVLTGSVMHFLSVYQSVLR from the coding sequence ATGCGTGACGGATATATTGATCCCCACTGCCAATACAGCCGTGGCGAGGAAATCGCCAACTCGTTGACCCACGGCCTCGGTATTGCGGCGAGTTGTGTCGGACTCATCGTCCTCGTGGTCAGCGCCAGTTACTCTGGAGACCCCAACCGTATCATCGGCGTCACTATCTTTGGCGCCTCGCTCATCCTGCTCTACCTCGCCTCGACACTCTACCATTGCCTGCCCTCTCCCCGAGCCAAACAGGTCCTGCGAAAACTCGACCACGCTGCGATATACATTCTCATCGCCGGGACCTACACTCCGTTCATGCTCGTGGTCGTCGACGGCCCTCTATCCTGGACAATCCTAAGCATTATCTGGACCTTGGCCCTGGTCGGCGTGGTCTTCAAATGCTGCTGGACCGGGCGACTGCGACGTCTCTCCCTGGCCGTGTACATCGGCATGGGCTGGCTGTGCGTGCTCGCCTTTAGCGAACTGCTGCGCAACACCCCCACCAGCGGCTTTATCTTTCTCGTGCTCGGCGGGCTCTTTTACACCGGCGGGACGATCTTCTACGGCTGGAAACGACTCCGCTTCAACCACGCTATCTGGCACCTTTTCGTTCTCACCGGAAGCGTCATGCATTTTCTCTCCGTGTACCAGAGTGTGCTGCGGTAG
- the pal gene encoding peptidoglycan-associated lipoprotein Pal, translating to MDKRMMWGVLVFTVALLLSAGCAKKQLDTQAGEMGGTETTMQDSQDMGPDGTGQDGMDMETSVSEEPKDVDEWEAKESSGAAEEEKALSNLREEIYFDFDSFELKPDARDVLQDKAALLDDNPGYKMIIEGHCDERGTQEYNLALGERRARAAYEFLILLGIDANRLQIVSYGEERPAVEGSNEAAWAKNRRCEFKIYE from the coding sequence ATGGACAAACGGATGATGTGGGGAGTGCTTGTTTTTACGGTCGCGCTGCTGTTGAGCGCAGGTTGCGCCAAAAAACAACTCGACACCCAAGCCGGTGAGATGGGCGGTACCGAAACGACCATGCAGGACAGCCAGGACATGGGGCCTGACGGCACCGGTCAGGACGGGATGGACATGGAGACCAGCGTGTCTGAGGAACCCAAGGACGTGGATGAGTGGGAGGCCAAGGAATCTTCCGGCGCGGCTGAAGAGGAGAAGGCCTTGTCGAATCTGCGTGAGGAAATCTATTTTGATTTCGACTCCTTTGAACTCAAGCCCGACGCCCGCGACGTGCTTCAGGACAAGGCTGCCCTTCTGGACGACAATCCCGGCTACAAAATGATTATCGAAGGCCATTGCGACGAGCGCGGTACCCAGGAATACAACCTGGCCCTTGGCGAACGGCGCGCCCGCGCGGCCTATGAATTTTTGATCCTGCTCGGCATCGATGCCAATCGGCTGCAGATCGTGAGCTATGGCGAAGAACGCCCGGCCGTAGAAGGCAGCAACGAAGCCGCCTGGGCGAAAAACCGCCGCTGCGAATTCAAGATTTACGAATAA
- a CDS encoding PD40 domain-containing protein → MRSIYLVIIACLLCLCAFPAQAQQQIEIDIYGPGQQQLNMYTAPVAALSGPAPGQPAEALRQTILDNLGFLPFLAQTESSDVLGGTGLKGVRKKDIDFKRFRLARVDLLLSIGWKPQSGGLGLVELRLFDVFSQRLMLGKGYRIMDQEQVDVVADRFCAEIVDTLAGNGDVFRSRLAFVRQNSTAKNIWTVGVQGRDPKQITRLEGVSMSPAWSWDGRRMAFTYLDERRHRLGLWDRDAGQIKAMVLPGNTLISPVFSPQGQVVLSLDPYGNPDIFTLSDDWTIESPLVRHWGIDISPQFDEKGEKMVFVSSRLGNPHIFVRDMDSGEVERVSFEGTYNTSPTISPDGRFVAYSRRTDDGHRIVVHDLESGASRQITKGPGNDEDPTWAPDGYFLAFSSNRSGTYKLYLTTRNGDTPKQIPTGPGAATAPAWGPPMP, encoded by the coding sequence GTGCGTTCCATTTACCTGGTCATAATTGCCTGCCTGCTGTGCCTCTGTGCCTTCCCGGCCCAGGCCCAGCAGCAAATCGAGATCGATATTTACGGGCCCGGTCAGCAGCAACTCAATATGTACACCGCACCCGTGGCCGCTCTGAGCGGACCGGCTCCCGGGCAGCCAGCGGAAGCCTTGCGACAAACCATTTTGGACAATCTCGGGTTTTTGCCGTTTCTGGCCCAGACGGAAAGCAGTGATGTGCTGGGCGGTACCGGCCTCAAGGGAGTCCGCAAGAAGGACATCGACTTTAAACGGTTTCGCTTGGCCCGTGTGGATTTGCTCTTGTCCATCGGCTGGAAGCCCCAGTCGGGTGGCCTCGGCTTGGTAGAACTGCGACTTTTCGATGTTTTCAGCCAACGGTTGATGCTCGGCAAGGGCTACAGAATCATGGATCAGGAGCAGGTGGATGTCGTGGCCGACCGGTTCTGCGCTGAGATCGTGGACACGCTGGCCGGCAACGGCGATGTCTTCCGCTCGCGTCTGGCCTTTGTCCGGCAAAACAGCACGGCGAAAAACATCTGGACCGTCGGTGTGCAGGGACGGGATCCCAAACAGATCACCCGCCTCGAGGGAGTGAGCATGAGTCCGGCCTGGTCCTGGGACGGCCGGCGCATGGCCTTTACCTATCTCGATGAGCGCCGCCACCGTCTTGGTCTATGGGACCGGGACGCCGGCCAGATCAAAGCCATGGTCCTGCCTGGTAACACTTTGATCAGTCCGGTTTTTTCTCCCCAGGGGCAGGTTGTTCTCAGTCTGGACCCTTACGGGAATCCGGACATCTTCACCCTGAGCGATGACTGGACCATCGAATCGCCCCTGGTGCGGCATTGGGGTATCGACATTTCCCCCCAATTTGACGAAAAGGGTGAGAAGATGGTCTTTGTCTCCAGCCGGCTGGGCAATCCGCACATCTTTGTCCGGGACATGGACAGCGGTGAGGTGGAGCGGGTCAGTTTCGAGGGGACCTACAACACGAGTCCGACGATCAGTCCGGACGGCCGTTTTGTGGCCTATTCGCGGCGCACCGACGATGGACACCGCATTGTCGTCCACGACCTCGAATCTGGTGCCAGCCGCCAGATCACGAAGGGGCCGGGCAATGACGAAGATCCGACTTGGGCGCCGGACGGCTATTTCCTGGCCTTTAGTTCGAACCGTAGCGGGACCTATAAACTGTATCTGACCACCCGCAACGGGGATACGCCCAAACAGATTCCCACTGGTCCCGGCGCCGCGACTGCTCCTGCCTGGGGCCCGCCCATGCCCTGA
- a CDS encoding TonB family protein, with translation MRLISILASLVLHATIVLLGVTQVFFPSSKRIDLDKQIYEVNLVQAPAPSKPAKKMPEPKAESPSAPEPKKTPAPQPKKTKSAPAPAKKEPAAAKKISAKKAPQPKKSAPKKAEKAQPKPKPKAAQSQPTPDSVLKDALSDVAQRAEDESGEETMQALRSEVESLRASLQQQAGDAAAREGARAGAVEVYAALVEQRVKAQWRYAALGSSRQLRARVVVTISAQGTITGVQLQDASGNEGFDRSVLRAVEDTESLPPPPGKKLRQISITFNLQAKG, from the coding sequence ATGCGTTTGATAAGTATCCTGGCTTCTCTTGTGTTGCACGCCACCATTGTCCTTCTTGGGGTGACCCAGGTCTTCTTTCCGTCGTCGAAGCGGATCGATCTGGACAAGCAGATCTATGAGGTGAACTTGGTCCAGGCCCCGGCCCCCTCCAAGCCGGCCAAGAAGATGCCGGAACCCAAAGCCGAGTCGCCTTCGGCCCCGGAACCGAAAAAAACACCCGCGCCCCAGCCGAAAAAGACCAAATCCGCTCCTGCTCCTGCGAAAAAAGAACCTGCCGCGGCCAAGAAGATCAGCGCCAAGAAGGCCCCGCAGCCGAAAAAGAGCGCCCCCAAAAAGGCCGAAAAAGCGCAGCCGAAACCCAAGCCCAAGGCCGCTCAGTCCCAGCCGACCCCGGACAGCGTGCTTAAGGACGCCCTGAGCGACGTCGCCCAGCGGGCTGAGGACGAAAGTGGGGAAGAGACCATGCAGGCCTTGCGCTCGGAAGTCGAATCGTTGCGGGCTTCTCTGCAACAGCAGGCCGGGGACGCCGCTGCTCGTGAAGGGGCCAGAGCCGGGGCTGTCGAGGTTTACGCCGCGTTGGTGGAGCAGCGGGTCAAGGCCCAGTGGCGGTATGCCGCCCTCGGCAGTTCCCGCCAGTTGCGGGCCCGTGTGGTCGTGACCATCAGTGCCCAGGGGACGATCACCGGGGTCCAGCTCCAGGATGCCTCGGGCAACGAGGGATTTGATCGTTCGGTGCTCAGGGCCGTCGAGGACACCGAAAGTTTGCCGCCCCCTCCAGGGAAGAAGTTGCGGCAGATCAGCATCACATTCAATTTGCAAGCAAAGGGATAA
- the tolR gene encoding protein TolR, translating into MEFNPHKKGYIADINVTPFVDVMLVLLIIFMVTAPLLTQGVEVDLPQTQTVETLPEDSQEIILTVKKDGSVLIDEYEVPLGELDAHLEKLAKQKEKLLYLRADKAVPYGVVVQVMAAVKRAGISKLGVVAEPEKQDRS; encoded by the coding sequence ATGGAATTCAATCCGCATAAAAAAGGGTATATAGCCGATATCAATGTCACGCCTTTTGTGGACGTGATGCTGGTATTATTAATTATATTCATGGTTACTGCACCGCTTTTGACCCAGGGTGTCGAAGTCGATCTCCCCCAGACCCAGACGGTGGAAACCCTGCCTGAGGACAGTCAGGAAATCATCCTCACAGTCAAGAAGGACGGCAGCGTCCTGATCGACGAATACGAAGTCCCCTTGGGGGAATTGGACGCGCATCTGGAAAAGCTGGCCAAGCAGAAGGAAAAGCTGCTCTACCTGCGTGCGGACAAGGCTGTGCCCTATGGGGTGGTCGTCCAGGTGATGGCCGCAGTGAAACGAGCCGGGATAAGCAAACTGGGGGTTGTGGCCGAACCCGAAAAACAGGATCGTTCATGA
- a CDS encoding MotA/TolQ/ExbB proton channel family protein, which yields MDIATHSGFWGMIQEATIVVQFVLALLAAMSVTSWAIILYKIFQLTQAKRKVRQEAEQFANARDLATAMQQLKRNQNSALYLVGYEAISELHRLERSSLQSRQKAAVAADNIRRVLRRGVSKRMTQYAQNLAFLATCGNAAPFIGLFGTVWGIMHAFQTIGLEQTAALAAVAPGISEALVATAIGLAVAIPATIAYNSFLGVLNAVEAEMVNFAGSFLNRAQREVSWLSRRDIRSSDAEHTEL from the coding sequence ATGGATATCGCGACACATTCCGGGTTTTGGGGCATGATCCAAGAGGCCACCATTGTGGTCCAATTCGTCCTGGCCCTGCTGGCAGCCATGTCTGTTACCAGTTGGGCCATTATTCTGTACAAGATTTTCCAATTGACCCAGGCCAAACGGAAAGTGCGTCAAGAAGCCGAACAATTCGCCAACGCCCGTGATCTGGCCACAGCCATGCAGCAACTCAAGCGCAACCAGAATTCGGCCCTGTATTTGGTTGGTTACGAGGCGATCAGCGAACTGCACCGCCTGGAGCGCTCTTCTCTCCAGTCCCGGCAGAAAGCGGCGGTGGCCGCGGACAATATCCGCCGGGTGCTGCGCCGCGGCGTGAGCAAGCGGATGACCCAATACGCCCAGAACCTCGCCTTTTTGGCGACCTGCGGCAATGCGGCTCCGTTTATCGGACTGTTCGGGACGGTCTGGGGGATCATGCACGCCTTTCAGACCATCGGCCTGGAACAGACCGCAGCTCTGGCGGCGGTGGCCCCCGGGATATCCGAAGCCCTGGTGGCCACAGCCATCGGTCTGGCCGTGGCCATTCCAGCGACCATCGCCTACAACTCCTTTCTCGGAGTCCTCAATGCGGTGGAAGCGGAAATGGTCAATTTCGCCGGTTCGTTTCTCAACCGGGCCCAGCGTGAGGTCTCCTGGCTGAGCCGCCGGGATATCCGTTCGTCTGACGCTGAACATACCGAGTTGTGA
- a CDS encoding histidinol phosphate phosphatase domain-containing protein, which translates to MIDLHTHTVFSDGELIPAELARRARVAGYRAVAMTDHADASNLQPILDNVGRMVRQFGPHCGIELFFGVELTHVPPALIPDLVAAARDGGAQLVVVHGETLVEPVEEGTNLAAIEAGVDILAHPGLIRDEEARLAAERGVALEITTRKGHSLTNGHVAVQARHHGARLVINNDAHGPSDFVDRDLRRGVALGAGLSQEEYHQVEENSRYLVSRILQAGTR; encoded by the coding sequence ATGATAGATCTCCATACACACACCGTTTTCAGTGACGGCGAACTCATTCCTGCGGAATTGGCCCGCCGGGCCCGCGTCGCCGGATATCGTGCCGTGGCCATGACTGACCACGCCGACGCCAGCAACCTGCAGCCGATTCTCGATAATGTTGGGCGCATGGTGCGCCAGTTCGGTCCGCATTGCGGCATCGAACTCTTTTTCGGGGTCGAGTTGACCCACGTGCCGCCAGCCCTGATTCCGGATCTGGTTGCGGCCGCGCGTGACGGCGGCGCCCAATTGGTCGTTGTCCACGGCGAGACGCTTGTCGAACCGGTCGAGGAAGGGACCAATCTGGCGGCTATTGAGGCCGGTGTTGACATTTTAGCTCATCCAGGCTTGATCCGGGACGAAGAGGCGCGTTTGGCGGCTGAACGGGGCGTGGCTCTGGAAATCACCACCCGGAAGGGACACAGCCTGACGAACGGGCACGTGGCCGTCCAGGCCCGGCATCACGGCGCCAGGCTGGTGATCAACAACGACGCCCACGGTCCTTCCGATTTCGTAGACAGGGACCTGCGCCGCGGGGTCGCCCTGGGCGCCGGACTGAGTCAGGAGGAGTACCATCAGGTGGAGGAGAATTCCCGGTATCTGGTGAGCCGCATTCTGCAGGCCGGGACACGCTGA
- a CDS encoding bifunctional nuclease family protein, whose amino-acid sequence MVEVEVFGLALDESSQIPLLILKDREEQHVLPIWIGVMEAVAISMTLNEVDMPRPMTHDLFLNTIDQMGGELQRVEVIDLREGTFYAELVVAYGETVKRVDSRPSDAVALALRATCPIFVHENVFEAVEKRKGKSYEVGVQEEEAEKWTDMLESLDLDDLKYKM is encoded by the coding sequence ATGGTAGAAGTCGAAGTATTTGGTCTGGCCCTGGACGAATCCTCGCAGATTCCGCTGCTCATTCTCAAGGACCGGGAGGAGCAGCATGTTTTGCCGATCTGGATCGGGGTCATGGAGGCGGTGGCCATTTCCATGACCTTGAACGAGGTGGACATGCCCCGGCCGATGACGCATGATCTTTTTTTGAACACCATCGACCAGATGGGCGGGGAATTGCAGCGGGTGGAGGTCATCGACCTGCGCGAGGGGACCTTTTATGCCGAACTTGTGGTCGCGTACGGCGAAACCGTCAAACGGGTCGACAGCCGGCCATCGGACGCGGTAGCGCTGGCCTTGCGGGCGACGTGCCCGATTTTTGTGCATGAAAATGTCTTCGAGGCCGTGGAAAAACGCAAAGGGAAATCTTACGAGGTCGGCGTCCAGGAGGAAGAGGCCGAAAAATGGACGGACATGCTCGAGAGTCTGGACCTCGATGATCTGAAATACAAAATGTAA